The region GTATCTACGTGTTCCCTTGACGGAAACACCTTTCAAAATATTGGATGTCAAGAAGATCAACTCCGCTCGGACTCTTTTCTAAACGAGATAAACCAATCAAGTCTAACCGACGATAACATCGTCTCCACCGCGGGAAAGGATAATTTCTCCCGATTCATCCAGTTTCCTGATCACAGCCACAATTTTTTGCTGGGCATCCTCCACTTCCCGCAAGCGCACCGGCCCCATGTACTCCATATCTTCCTTGAGCATGTCTGCCGCGCGCCGGGAAATATTCCTTATGATCCGCCCTTTTACTTCATCGCTGGCACCCTTGAGGGCCAGCGCCAGATCCTTGGTATCGATCTCCCGTATAACTCTCTGGATGGAGTGATCGCCCAGAGTGATAATATCCTCGAAGATGAACATCTGCTGACGGATCTCCTCGGCCAGCTCGGCATCTTCCTTTTCCAGCTCCTCGAGGATATGTTTTTCCGTTCCGCGATCCACCCGGTTGAGAATATCAACGATGGTGGGAATTCCCCCGGCAGCTGTAAAATCTTGCTGGAATACAGTCGAGAGACGTTCACGCAATACTTTCTCCACCCCCTTGAGTATGTCGGGAGAGGTCCTCTCCATGAGTGCGATCCTTCTTGCAATATCGGACTGGACATCTGCCGCCAGGCTGGATAGAATGGCCGATGCCTGCTCGGCATCAAGGTACGAAAGAATGAGGGCAATCGTCTGGGGATGCTCCTGGTTGAGCAGGTTGACCACCTGCTTGGGCTCGGCATTTCTTACAAAAGTGAAGGGTTTGACCTTGCTGGATTCCCTCAATTTCCTGAT is a window of Bacillota bacterium DNA encoding:
- the fliG gene encoding flagellar motor switch protein FliG translates to MTGGRKIAIFVLSLGTTLSSKILKYFTSPEVERISMEIANTTFVGRDEIEAVCEEFLALFEARRYIIDGGMDSARDILEKAFGPQKAAEIIRKLRESSKVKPFTFVRNAEPKQVVNLLNQEHPQTIALILSYLDAEQASAILSSLAADVQSDIARRIALMERTSPDILKGVEKVLRERLSTVFQQDFTAAGGIPTIVDILNRVDRGTEKHILEELEKEDAELAEEIRQQMFIFEDIITLGDHSIQRVIREIDTKDLALALKGASDEVKGRIIRNISRRAADMLKEDMEYMGPVRLREVEDAQQKIVAVIRKLDESGEIILSRGGDDVIVG